A window of Cytobacillus sp. FSL H8-0458 genomic DNA:
CATCCGCATTCAGACTGTGAATACTGTGAGTATATTTTATCAGTTTAAGGGAAAATTATCATTGTTTCAAAAAACAAAAAAAAGGGGATTTTTATTTTGGCTACAATCACTTTAGAACAGTTTGAATTTTATAAAAACCAGTTTCCTGAAGATGAAAAAATCCAATCTGTAACCTATGAAGAATTACTTCAAAACACGAATGGTGGAGAAGTGGATTGGAAAAATTTTCCAGAAGAACATATTATACAGCCTACAAATTTAAAAGCTATTAAAATTACGGATTGCGAACTGAGTATAGGTTTTGTAATTTTTGATGCAATATGTCTTGTAGTAGGCGGAGTTGCTATCCGGAATAGTTTTAACAGTGCAACTGCAAGAGCTTTAGTGGATGCGGCAGCACCTGCGATGTCAGCAATTGAAAAATCCATCGCAAGAATTACTGCTGCTGCATCAAAAGGAGAAGTCGCGAAGGAAATTTTTTATTTATTCAGAACATTGTGGAGTGCCGATTGTCTAGGAGCAGTACTTAAAGCATTTAAAAAAAGCTTAAAATGGTATTACGCATTATTATACGGAGTAACAGCGATGGCAACTATTGCAGCGGCAGTTTTAACAGAAGGAGCTGCATTGGTGGCTGCTATAGTCTTGGAACTAGTGACAGCTACATGGTTTGTCCTTGATAGTGAAAATGCTTTAGAAAAGTGCGGAATTATCAAATAATTTCAAGACTTTAACTTCCTTATTATTAAAAAGAGTTTTTCATTTTCAATATCGTCTTTTTCGTTAACAATGGATTAAATATCACCACGTTATTATTGATTTATCGAGCCTATTCCACATGGGAAAGTTTTTTAGCCGTGGTCACTTTGCCCAGCACCATGCCAAACTGATTACCCACCCTATTATTTAGGTTCAAACCGTACTGCGCCAAATAACTTTCATCCACCACTTGTTCAAAGGGCTGCTTCCATTTTACGGACTAAATTTTCCTGAGGAACCAGCTGGTCTAAAGTAACCATTTCTAATTGGATTGGATTGTTCTTGGAAAGCATCTTAATCACCTCAAGCGTTATATGTGTCTATTTTAAAAGAGACTTATGGTTAGTTCCACACTAAGTTGAGGAATCCTGTTGATTAGAGTGGAAGGCGCACAGACTCCTGCGGGATCACACGGAAAGATGAGATCTCGCAGGCGTCAACGGCAACGAGGAGGCTCAGTCGCTGGCCCCGCGGAAAGCGAAGCGCTTGGAGCGGAAATCAACAGCCTCATTCCAGCACCAACCCCCAAAAAAGACTGTAAACAAACACGATTTCCATATAAAAATCGTCTTTCTCATTAACCCCGTTTTGTAATCAGAATCCAGATATACAGAAGAATTGAAAACACTACCGATCCGGCTGCTGTCAAATAGATCGTGCTGTACCCAAACAAATAAGCGATCTGCCCAAACACGATGGCGCCAATCCCAACTCCCAGGTCAAAAAAAGAGAAGAACGTTGCATTGGCCATCCCGCGCCGATTGACAGGCGCTTCTTTTACAGACCAGGCCTGAAGGGCGGGCTGGACTGATCCGAATCCAAGACCGTAAAGAATCGCAGCTATATACATAATCATGCTGCTGGGAAGCCACGCCAGCAGGAACATGGCTGCCAAAATCAGCACCGCTCCCGGTAAAAATACAGCCTGGTGACCTCTTTGATCATATAATCTGCCGGCAAAAGTCCGGGAAATCATTAACGCTATGGCAAACAGCAGGAAGTACCAGTGGATGCCGCCTATCCCTTTTTGAGCTGAGTATATAGGAAGAAATGATGCGATGCCCCCGAAGGTGACGGTGATGAAAAATAAAAGAAATGAAGGCCTTAAAGCACTTCTTTCATAAATGTCCCACCGTTTCAGGGGAACAGTTTGTTTTTCAGCCTGCTTGTAGTTGATTCTCGATGACAATAGCAGTGCGGCTAAACCCAGCAGGGCACAAATTAAAAATAAGAGTTTGAAAGAGATAACTCCGGCGAGCGCCAGACCGAGGGTTGGGCCGAATGCAAGGGCAATGTTCCCGGAAAGCCCGAAGTACCCCATTCCTTCCCCGCGCCGTTTGGCAGGAATTAAATCAGTGGCA
This region includes:
- a CDS encoding MFS transporter, producing MADTLSGEAKKQTADSEKIWSRDFVLILMSNFFIFLGFQMTLPTIPLFVEKLGGNDQLIGIVVGIFTFSALLLRPYAGHTLETKGRRFVYLTGLVIFVLSVGSFGFINSLIFLFVLRIIQGFGWGFSTTASGTIATDLIPAKRRGEGMGYFGLSGNIALAFGPTLGLALAGVISFKLLFLICALLGLAALLLSSRINYKQAEKQTVPLKRWDIYERSALRPSFLLFFITVTFGGIASFLPIYSAQKGIGGIHWYFLLFAIALMISRTFAGRLYDQRGHQAVFLPGAVLILAAMFLLAWLPSSMIMYIAAILYGLGFGSVQPALQAWSVKEAPVNRRGMANATFFSFFDLGVGIGAIVFGQIAYLFGYSTIYLTAAGSVVFSILLYIWILITKRG